The sequence GGTCGTCGGCAGAAAAAGCAGCGGCAAAAAAAAGACCGTACCCACCATGGACTGTACGGCGGTCAAAAACCAGGGGGAGTAGCGGGAGCAGAGCTTTTTCATGCTCACGGTGTAGCCCGCCGCGCAGAACATGGCCAAAAGTTCCAGAAAATTGCCGAAAAGCGGTCGCGGAGCCGCCTCCGTGGCCACTCCGGAAACGCTGACCCAGACCACTCCGGCCAGGGCCAGGATCAGGCCCGACCATGAGCGGGCGGTCAGGCGCTCGCCCAGGAAAAATCCGGCGCAGACCGCGACCAAAACGGGCAGCGTGGCCGCGACCATTCCAGCCTGGGAAGCCGAGGTCATGGTCAGGGCCTGGCCCTCGAACACGAAATAGAAGCACGGTTCGCACAAGGCCATAAAGATCATGAAACCCAGATCTTCCCGGCGCAGATTCCGCGGACGCCAGCGCGGCAACACGAGCAGAAAGAGAAAAGCCGAAAGGGCCATGCGCATGAAAACAACAACAATGGGATCAAAAAACATCACCGCGTACTTGAAAGCCACAAAAGAACTGCCCCAAAGCAGCATGCCGACAAACAGGGAAATAAAAGGAAGAGCTGAAAAAATTGGCATCGCGACCCACCAAAGCATGCATAATAGCAGTATATTTTAAAAAAAAGCTTGCATAGAATTAAGGCTGCACCTACGTATTAAGCGAAGACTCATAAATAATCATGAGTATCCGGCCCTCTTCCGACAACTTTTCGAAAAGCAGACATTCCATGCACGACTCACCTTTTGAAAACATGTCCGAAACTGCGCAGCACTTCAGTACTCCGCAGCTTGAAGATATTTTTCAATCTGTCTTGAGCGACATACAAAACCATCGTCTGCTGAATTGTGTGATCGGATTTCCAAAATCAGGCAAGACATTTTTTCTGAACCGCCTTGCGTCAGCCCAGAATGCCCATACATTAAGCATCACCGCATCATCCGGTCAGACACTTTCCCAAACAATAAATGAGAAATTGTCACCCGAGAAGGAAAATAAAGCGGCTTTGACCCAACTGCTTCGCGAGAAGAAGCACGTTATTCTCTTCGTCGACAATTCCCATCTGCTTACGGATGCGGATTTCGCATTCCTGGGTGGCCTCTTCAGCCTGACAAGGCACCTCTCGACAGTGCTGCAGGTCGTCCTGGTCGGAAACGGCGAAATCGTGCACAGGCTGGCCAGGCCCGAAAACAGGCCCATCTACAACATGCTCGGAGCCATCTGGACTCTCCCCAAGCTGAACCGCGAACAATCCCTGGCCTACATCCGCTTTCTTCTTGACGGCGCCGGACTGGACACAGACCTCATCGGCAATCCCGAGGCAGTGGCCAAACGCGCTGCGGGAGTGATTGGCATCCTGCGCATGCTGACCATGACCCTGGCCTTGAAGGCCCTGCATTCGGATCACTCCTGCGACGCGGAAGAGGCCCTGAATTTCAAAAGCAACTGCCCGGAAACAGAGAAAAAACCGGACGAGGCCATGCCGACCCAGAATATGGCATCCGGAAATTCCTTGATGGCAGGCGTGATCCTGGCTCTGATCATGGCGGGAATCATTGCGATATTCCTGTTCTTTTTTTCCTGGCTCATGCCGGAAGCGCGCCTGGGAGACATGTTCTCGGCCATCACCGGCAGTGCTCGGCAGGAGATAGTCGAGCCAGCCCCAGTCAGCCCCGCTCCCCCACAAAACGTCCAGGCGGCGTCCGGCTCCGTGCACTGGCAGAGCGTGGCCAAGACCGTTTTTCGCAAGCGCACGACGGACGGCCCCTATTCGCTCCAGCTCGGAGCGTATCCGACCATGGAATCCCTGCTGTTGCATCTGCCGCGTTTCATGGACCAGAAGCAGCCCCTGTTCTGGAATCACGATCAGGGCGATGGGCGCTTCTCGCTTTTCGTGGGGCGCTTCGAAAGTTTCGAACAGGCCGGGAAATTCGCGGAACAAAACAACCTGGCCGATACGCCGGTGGTCTTCAGACCCTTTGTGGCCACGGTGGGCCCACTCACGGATCAGCAGCAGATCAACCGCGCAAGCATGAGCCTCGGACTGCCCGAGCAGCTGGACATTTTCGAGCGCGAATTGGTCAACGGAGTCGAGATCCAGTTCGCCCTGGAACGATCCCGCGATGACGCCCTGGCGCATTGCACCCGCGCCGAACAAAAAGGGCTCTCCTGCGCCGTCACGCAATATGAATGAAAAAGGGACGATCCTGCCACTAAAGGGCCATGATCGTCCCGAAGGTCTGATCTCAATCCGCAGGCGATAGTGCGCTACTCGCGCAGATCAAGCACCCGTTGCGCCTTGCCTTCCGACTTGGGCAGGGAATTCTGCTCCACCAGATCGATGCGCGCGGTGATGAGGATCTCGTCGCGCAGCCTGGAGCTGATGCGACTCTGCAGGCTCTTGAGCTCGCGCATGTCTTCCACGAAATACTCTTCCTTGACCTCCACCTTGACGCGCATCTGATCCAGATAGCCGTCGCGCTCCAGCACGATCAGGTAGTTCTGTCCGACTTCCGGAATGCTCATCAGCACCTGCTCGACCTGCATGGGGTAGATGTTCACCCCTTTCAAGATGATCATGTCGTCGGCGCGGCCCATGATGCGATCCAGGCGGCGATGCGTGCGCCCGCAGGCGCAATCCCCGGGGATGAAGCGGGTCAGGTCCTTGGTGCGGTAGCGGATGAGCGGCATGCCTTCGCGGCAGAGCGTGGTGATGACCAGCTCGCCGATTTCGCCGTCCGGCAACTGCTCGCCCGTCTCAGGATCGACGATCTCGGCCAGGTAGGCGTCCTCCCAGATATGCATGCCGCTTTGCTCCAGGCACTCGAAGGCCACGCCCGGCCCGTTCATCTCGGACAGTCCGTAGGAGTTGTAGGCCTTGATCCCGTAGACTTCCTCGATGCGCTTGCGGATGGCAGCGGTGTGAGGCTCCGCGCCGATGAGGGCCACGCGCAGGTTCAGACGATCGGGAGTATAGCCCATCTCGTCTTTGACCGTGCCCAGATGCAGGGCATAGGACGGGATGATATGAATGACGGAGACTTGAAAATCTTCCAGGAGCTTGAGCTGGCGCTTGGAATTGCCCGCCCCGGCCGGGATGGTCAGGCAGCCCAGACGCTCGGCGCCGTAATGGATGCCAAGCCCTCCGGTGAAGAGTCCGTAACCGGACATGTTCTGGAAAGTATCCTCGGCCCTGATCCCGACCATGTGCATGCAGCGGGCCATGAGATCGGCCCAGGAATCGATGTCGTTTCTGGTGTAGTAGATGACGGTGGCCGATCCCGTGGTTCCGGAGGATGCGTGCAGGCGGACCATGTCGGAGACGGGCCGGGTCAGCATGCGCGCGGGATAGGCGCTGCGCAGGTCGTCCTTGGTGGTGAAGGGGAGCCTGGCAACGTCCGCGGCGGAAGTGATCGCCTCCGGGCGTATTCCCATTTCGGCGAAACGGCGGCCATAAAAGTCGGACCGGGCCGCGCGTTCGAGAGTGGTTGCAAGTCGCGTCTTCTGAACCTTGTCCAATTCGCTGCGCGAAAAAAATTCTTCCGGGCAATAGGCTTTCATGGATGTGTCCGCTCTTGAGTTGAAGGTACGCGGGATTGGTCAGTACGCGCCGCCGTCCTCGGACGGTAGACCTACTTCCGTAAGATTCTCGAATACGGTGTACTGGCCGAAATAACCCAGACGGATGGCTCCGACAGGACCGTTACGCTGCTTGCCGATGATGATCTCGGCGATATTCTTGTTCGGATTGTCCTCGGCCTTGTTGTAGGCCGCATCACGATAGATGAAGACGATGACGTCGGCGTCCTGTTCGATGGCGCCCGATTCGCGCAAATCCGAGATCATGGGCCGCTTGTCGGAGCGCTCCTCGACCTTGCGGTTGAGCTGCGACAGGGCGATGACCGGCACTTCAAGCTCCTTGGCCAGGGCTTTCAAATTACGCGAGATATCCGAAATTTCCTGTTCGCGGGAATCGCTCTTGTGGGAGGAGCGCATGAGCTGCAGATAGTCGACGATAATGAGCCCCACGCCCTTCTCGGCCTTGAGGCGCCTGCTGCGGGCCCGTATTTCCATGGTTGAGAGAGCCGGAGTGTCGTCGATGTAGATGGGTGCCCTGGAAAGGTCCTCGGCGGACTGATAGAGCCTGCTCCAGTCCTCGTCGTTCAGATACCCGCTGCGCAGGCGGCTCAGGTCCACCCGGCCGTGACAGCCCAGAAGACGCATCATGAGCTGGTCCATGGACATCTCAAGGGAAAAGACCGCCACGGGCACATCGTGCTGAATGGCCGCGCGCATGCCCATGTTCAGCGCCAGAGCGGTCTTGCCCATGGACGGACGGGCCGCGAGAATGATCAGGTCGGACTTTTGCAGTCCGGCGGTCATCTGATCGAAATCCGTGTAGCCCGTGGGCACACCCGTGACCAGTTCGCCCTGCCCTGCCCGCGCCTCCAACTGTTCGAAGACCCGCTGGACCAGATCCTTGCTGCTCATGAAGACGGGTTTGCCCTTGGATTCGGCAATGGAGAAAATCTGCTGCTCGGCCTGGTCCAGCAGGGATTCCGTCTGCTCGCCGGCTTCAAAGCAGCTGGTCAGGATCTCGGAGGAGGTCTGAATGAGCCTGCGGCGCACGGACTTGTCACGCACGATCTGAGCGTGAAAGACGGCATTGGACGCCGAAGCCACGGATTCGGCCAGGGAGGCCAGGTAAACCGTGCCGCCGACCTCGTCGAGCTGCCCCTTGGTCTGCAGATATTCGGCCACGGTGACCAGGTCCACGGGCTCGCGGCGGCGGTACAGTTCCTGGAAGGCCTGATAGATGATGCGATGCACCGGCGAGTAGAAATCCTCGTCGTTGATCGTATCGACCAGGGTATGAAAAATATCGTTGCGCAGGAAAACCCCGCCCAGCACCGCCTGTTCGGCTTCGGTGTTATGAGGGGGGACTCTGCGCAACAAATCAGAAGAGGCCTTTTGCAAGGCCTCCTCTGGTTGGATTTTAGTTCCGAGGCGCTGCCCGAACTTACTCTGCGGCTTCTTCGGTTGCATCGGCCTGCGGTTCGGGTTCGTTCACCTGTTCCTGACGACCATGCTTGACCACATTCACGGTCAGCTTGGCCACGACCTCGGGATGCAGCTTCACATCGAGGACGTATTCGCCCAGGGCGCGGATGCCGTCATCGAGCTGAATCTTGCGGCGATCCACTTCCACTCCCTGCTCTTCCAGGATCGTGCCGATCTGGGAAGAAGTGACGGAGCCGTAAAGCTTGTCGCCATCGCCCACGCGCACTTCGATCACGACCTTGGCAGCCTCGATCTTGGCGGCCAAAGCGGCGGCCTCGGCCTTGACGGCGTCGTTCATGGCCTGCAGCTTGCGGCGTTCCTGTTCAAAGACCTTCAAGTTGCCGGGACTTGCCATGGAAGCAAGACCCTGAGGCAACAGATAATTTCTGCCATAACCGGGACGGACCGCGACGATGTCGCCCAGTCGTCCCAGATTATCCACGTCTGCTCTCAAAATGACCTTCATGATCAAATCTCCTAGACTCTAGATTTTTTGAGCACGTCGGTGCTGTGGGTAGCCGTGTAGAACATCAGAGCCATCTGGCGGGCGCGCTTGACTTCACGGGTGAGAGCCCGCTGGTGCTTGGCGCAGGTGCCGGTGATACGGCTGGCAATGATCTTGCCGCGATCGGTCACGAAATCGTTCAGGACTTCCGGGTGCTTGTAATCAAGCAGGATCTCGGGATTCTCGCAGAAACGGCAGTACTTTCTCCGGGGTGCGAATTTCTTCTTAAAGGACATGTTATGCCTCCTCGGTTGCCGCAGCAGGGGTCTCGGCGAGTCTGACGGTAATGAACTTGAACACGCCATCGGTGATGCGGACATTGCGTTCCAATTCCGCGACAGCCTTGCCAGGCATGTTCATTTCCATGCGGACGTACCGGCCACGATTGAACTTGCGCACCGGATATGCCGTATCCTTGACGCCCCAGTCGTCGACCTTGAGAACGGTGCCGCCCTCGCGCTCGACAATGGCGCTGAAGTTGTTCACGATTTCGCGGCATTCTTCCACACCCAGCTCAGGGCTGAGCAGGATCAATTCCTCGTACCTTGTCATCATTATAAATCCTCCTTACGGGTAAAAGCCCTCCCATTCCATTCGGGGGAGCAAGGAAACAAGGATCGTTATTCCCATCCGCAACCACTGTCAAGGATAGCATCCGGCAGACTTGAAGGTCGCGCCGATTGCGCTTACACCCTGCGCATGATGCGCATCATTCTTCTCCTCCTGCTGCTCGTGCCGCCCCTGCCCCTTCTGGCCGCCCCGCCGAACGTGCTCGTCCTGCATTCCTATCATCCTGGCCTGTCCTGGACCGACACGCTCAACACGGGCATCCGCGAAACCTTTCGCGCCGAGATGCCTGAGGCCTTGCTGTGGGTTGAATACCTGGACACAAAGCGCAACACCGACACGTCCTATCTCTCCCTGCAGGCCGCGCTCCTGCGGCACAAGCTGGCCGAGAGCACCTTCAACCTGATCATAACCACGGACAACGATGCCCTGGATTTCGTGCTTAAGTACCGGGACGACATTTTTCGCGGCGCGCCCGTCGTCTTTTGCGGCGTCAACGATTTTGCGCCCGAACAATTGCGAGGCCAGAAAGACATCACCGGCCTTGCCGAAAACCCGGCCTTTGCCGAAACCATGCTCGCGGCCCTCGCCCTGAACCCCGGCACAAAAGAGTTCGTGGTCATCGGCGCGGACCAGGCCATCACCGACCTGCTCACCGACCGCTCCCTGCGCGCCCTGGAACAGCAGTTTCCGGCCATCCGCTTCACCTACTGGAACAACCTTGACGCGCGGGAACTGCGCACCCGTCTCCAAGAATTGGGCCCCGGCCAGATCATCCTCATCCACGGGGTCATGCGCAACGAGGAAGGGGTGCTGGTCGATTATCGCGGCAAGAATCTCTTCCTCTCCACCCACGCCGGGGTGCCCATCTACGGATTCTGGGATTTCGAGATGGGCACGGGCTGCGTCGGCGGCAAGATGGTGCAGGGGCAGACCGAAGGCGAGCGCGTGGCCAGGTTGGCCATGAAAGTCCTCGGCGGAGCCGACCCGGGCGCCATCCCCGTGAACACGCAGACCCCGTCGCGCTACATTTTCGACTACATCCAGCTGCAGCGCTTCGGCATCAGCGAAAAGGCCCTGCCAAAGGACAGCCTGGTTCTCAACCAGCCCGCGCGTTTCTATCAGATCGACAAGCGTTACATCTGGACCGCCACGGCGGGCGTGGCCGTGCTGCTGGCCGCCCTGGCCATGCTGGTCAGCGCCATCCGTCGCCGCCAGGAGGCGCAAGCCGTGCTGCGCCGTCACAAGGAGCAGCTCGAAGAGGCGGTCCGCGCCCGCACCGAGCATCTGCGAACAGCCAACGACGAACTCGAACGCGAGGTCCACGAACGCATCCGGGCCGAGGGAGACCTGCGCAAGGCGCGGGCCAGCCTGGAAATCGAGGTCGACCGGCGCACCCGCGACCTGCGATTCGAGATTGAGCAGCGCCGTCTGGCCGAGGCCCATATCCGCGACCGCGAAGCCAAGGCCAGGGCCCTCATCAACGCCCCCACCGAGACCCTGCTGCTCATGGATCAGGCCGGGATCATCCTCGACATCAACGAAACCGGAGCCTCGCGCCTGGGCAGAAACCGCGAGTCGCTCTACGGACTGTCCCTCTACGCCCTGCTGCCTGAAACGCGCGCCGAGCGCTTCCGCCAGGCAGTGGACAACGTATTCTCCACCGGCGAAGTCCGGTCCATCAACGAATACGGTGAGGAGCGCGATCTGGACCTGCGCTTCTATCCCGTTTTCGACGACGGAGGCCAGGTCACGCGCGTGGCCGTGTTCATGGCCGACGTCACGGGAGCCAGGCGCATGGCCCGGCAGATCATGCTCCTCGACAAGATCAATTCACTGGGCCGCATGGCTGCCGGCATCGCCCACGAGATCCGCAACCCGCTGACGGGCATCCACGGCTATCTCTACGCCATGGACGAGATCTGCGACGAACTGCCCGCCGAACCGGCCTCCGTGCTGCGCACAACCATCGCCAAGATCCGCAAGGCTGCGGGCAAGATGGAGTCCGTCATCCGCAGGGTGCTCGATTTTTCCAAGCCCGGCACGCCGCAGCTCGAACTCCTCGATCTGGCCGTCCCCGTGCAAGAGGGCCTCAGCCTCATGCTTCCGACCCTGCGCAAGGCCGGAATCACCGTGGACACGGAGTTCTCCCCTGTTCCGGCCATCCTCGGAGACCGCATGCAGCTTGAGCAGGCCGTCATCAATATCGTGGACAACGCGGCCCGGGCGGTGCGCAACAATGCCGGGGCAAAAAACATCGCCCTGCGCATCGTCTGCGAAGAAGACCGGCTGAGCCTGCGCATCGCGGACAACGGGCCAGGCATCACCCCGGCCGACCGGGAACGCATTTTCGACCCCTTCTACACCACCGCAAGCGACGGCACGGGCATCGGCCTGTCCATCGTGCAGCGCATCGTCGCCGACCACAGCGGCACCATCCATGTGGGCGAAAGCCCTGCGGGCGGCGCGGAGTTCAGGCTCGAATTCCCCCGGCCCGCCACGGAGCACAAATGAATTATTCCCTGCTCATCATCGATGACGAAGAATCCATCCGCGACAGCCTGACCATGGCCCTGGGCCGCCACTACACGGTCAACTCCTGCGCCAGCGGCAAGGAAGCCCTGGAGGAACTGCCCCTGCTGGCCCCGGATCTGGTGCTGCTGGACATCGGACTGCCCGACATCAGCGGTCTTGAAGTGCTGGACCACATCCGCAGGCAGTCGCCTCATGCCGCCGTGATCATGATCACGGCCTTCGAGGACCTGGACACGGTCATCTCGGCCATGAAGCGCGGCGCCTTCGATTATCTTTTAAAACCCCTGCGCATGGACACCCTCAAGCTCTGCCTGGAACGGGCGGGAAGTTCCATTCGTCTGGGCAAGGAGATCCGCCTCCTGCAGGACAAGGCCCT is a genomic window of Desulfomicrobium baculatum DSM 4028 containing:
- the dnaB gene encoding replicative DNA helicase; the protein is MQPKKPQSKFGQRLGTKIQPEEALQKASSDLLRRVPPHNTEAEQAVLGGVFLRNDIFHTLVDTINDEDFYSPVHRIIYQAFQELYRRREPVDLVTVAEYLQTKGQLDEVGGTVYLASLAESVASASNAVFHAQIVRDKSVRRRLIQTSSEILTSCFEAGEQTESLLDQAEQQIFSIAESKGKPVFMSSKDLVQRVFEQLEARAGQGELVTGVPTGYTDFDQMTAGLQKSDLIILAARPSMGKTALALNMGMRAAIQHDVPVAVFSLEMSMDQLMMRLLGCHGRVDLSRLRSGYLNDEDWSRLYQSAEDLSRAPIYIDDTPALSTMEIRARSRRLKAEKGVGLIIVDYLQLMRSSHKSDSREQEISDISRNLKALAKELEVPVIALSQLNRKVEERSDKRPMISDLRESGAIEQDADVIVFIYRDAAYNKAEDNPNKNIAEIIIGKQRNGPVGAIRLGYFGQYTVFENLTEVGLPSEDGGAY
- the rpsR gene encoding 30S ribosomal protein S18, with product MSFKKKFAPRRKYCRFCENPEILLDYKHPEVLNDFVTDRGKIIASRITGTCAKHQRALTREVKRARQMALMFYTATHSTDVLKKSRV
- a CDS encoding phenylacetate--CoA ligase family protein; this encodes MKAYCPEEFFSRSELDKVQKTRLATTLERAARSDFYGRRFAEMGIRPEAITSAADVARLPFTTKDDLRSAYPARMLTRPVSDMVRLHASSGTTGSATVIYYTRNDIDSWADLMARCMHMVGIRAEDTFQNMSGYGLFTGGLGIHYGAERLGCLTIPAGAGNSKRQLKLLEDFQVSVIHIIPSYALHLGTVKDEMGYTPDRLNLRVALIGAEPHTAAIRKRIEEVYGIKAYNSYGLSEMNGPGVAFECLEQSGMHIWEDAYLAEIVDPETGEQLPDGEIGELVITTLCREGMPLIRYRTKDLTRFIPGDCACGRTHRRLDRIMGRADDMIILKGVNIYPMQVEQVLMSIPEVGQNYLIVLERDGYLDQMRVKVEVKEEYFVEDMRELKSLQSRISSRLRDEILITARIDLVEQNSLPKSEGKAQRVLDLRE
- a CDS encoding ATP-binding protein codes for the protein MSETAQHFSTPQLEDIFQSVLSDIQNHRLLNCVIGFPKSGKTFFLNRLASAQNAHTLSITASSGQTLSQTINEKLSPEKENKAALTQLLREKKHVILFVDNSHLLTDADFAFLGGLFSLTRHLSTVLQVVLVGNGEIVHRLARPENRPIYNMLGAIWTLPKLNREQSLAYIRFLLDGAGLDTDLIGNPEAVAKRAAGVIGILRMLTMTLALKALHSDHSCDAEEALNFKSNCPETEKKPDEAMPTQNMASGNSLMAGVILALIMAGIIAIFLFFFSWLMPEARLGDMFSAITGSARQEIVEPAPVSPAPPQNVQAASGSVHWQSVAKTVFRKRTTDGPYSLQLGAYPTMESLLLHLPRFMDQKQPLFWNHDQGDGRFSLFVGRFESFEQAGKFAEQNNLADTPVVFRPFVATVGPLTDQQQINRASMSLGLPEQLDIFERELVNGVEIQFALERSRDDALAHCTRAEQKGLSCAVTQYE
- the rpsF gene encoding 30S ribosomal protein S6, producing the protein MTRYEELILLSPELGVEECREIVNNFSAIVEREGGTVLKVDDWGVKDTAYPVRKFNRGRYVRMEMNMPGKAVAELERNVRITDGVFKFITVRLAETPAAATEEA
- the rplI gene encoding 50S ribosomal protein L9 encodes the protein MKVILRADVDNLGRLGDIVAVRPGYGRNYLLPQGLASMASPGNLKVFEQERRKLQAMNDAVKAEAAALAAKIEAAKVVIEVRVGDGDKLYGSVTSSQIGTILEEQGVEVDRRKIQLDDGIRALGEYVLDVKLHPEVVAKLTVNVVKHGRQEQVNEPEPQADATEEAAE
- a CDS encoding ATP-binding protein gives rise to the protein MMRIILLLLLLVPPLPLLAAPPNVLVLHSYHPGLSWTDTLNTGIRETFRAEMPEALLWVEYLDTKRNTDTSYLSLQAALLRHKLAESTFNLIITTDNDALDFVLKYRDDIFRGAPVVFCGVNDFAPEQLRGQKDITGLAENPAFAETMLAALALNPGTKEFVVIGADQAITDLLTDRSLRALEQQFPAIRFTYWNNLDARELRTRLQELGPGQIILIHGVMRNEEGVLVDYRGKNLFLSTHAGVPIYGFWDFEMGTGCVGGKMVQGQTEGERVARLAMKVLGGADPGAIPVNTQTPSRYIFDYIQLQRFGISEKALPKDSLVLNQPARFYQIDKRYIWTATAGVAVLLAALAMLVSAIRRRQEAQAVLRRHKEQLEEAVRARTEHLRTANDELEREVHERIRAEGDLRKARASLEIEVDRRTRDLRFEIEQRRLAEAHIRDREAKARALINAPTETLLLMDQAGIILDINETGASRLGRNRESLYGLSLYALLPETRAERFRQAVDNVFSTGEVRSINEYGEERDLDLRFYPVFDDGGQVTRVAVFMADVTGARRMARQIMLLDKINSLGRMAAGIAHEIRNPLTGIHGYLYAMDEICDELPAEPASVLRTTIAKIRKAAGKMESVIRRVLDFSKPGTPQLELLDLAVPVQEGLSLMLPTLRKAGITVDTEFSPVPAILGDRMQLEQAVINIVDNAARAVRNNAGAKNIALRIVCEEDRLSLRIADNGPGITPADRERIFDPFYTTASDGTGIGLSIVQRIVADHSGTIHVGESPAGGAEFRLEFPRPATEHK
- a CDS encoding DMT family transporter; the encoded protein is MPIFSALPFISLFVGMLLWGSSFVAFKYAVMFFDPIVVVFMRMALSAFLFLLVLPRWRPRNLRREDLGFMIFMALCEPCFYFVFEGQALTMTSASQAGMVAATLPVLVAVCAGFFLGERLTARSWSGLILALAGVVWVSVSGVATEAAPRPLFGNFLELLAMFCAAGYTVSMKKLCSRYSPWFLTAVQSMVGTVFFLPLLFLPTTVMPQAFPPGPSLAVLYLCVCISIGAYGFYNYGISKLPAWQASAFVNLIPVFSMLLGWLCLGERLTAWQLAGVAVVFAGVLLCQQWPERERKNTLHRVMAEEGVLAQPLAVPEEAFVRVRDQDWNR